From Taeniopygia guttata chromosome 29, bTaeGut7.mat, whole genome shotgun sequence:
tccccatcaCCCCATCTGCCCCATCACCCCATCCCCACTGCCCCCCATCACCCCATCACCCCATCTCCACTGCCCCCCATCACCCCATCCACCCCATCACCCCATCTCCACTGCCCCCCATCACCCCACCTGCCCCATCACCCCATCTCCACTGCCCCCCATCACCCCAACCCCACCTGCCCCCCCAGGTGCAGAAGACAATGAAGGACAACCTGGCCATCGTCGAGGACAACTTTGCCGACATCGATGCCCGCATCAAGCGGCTGCAGAAGTGACGAGACCCCGGGACACCCCCTGGGGGTCCCCCGAGGATGTCCCTGCGCCCCCTCCCCGCGCCCCCCTGGGCTCTGTGACCCCCCCAGCAggtcccagctgctgcttgtAAATaccctggctctgtccccaccTCTGCACCCCTCAGTCCCCACGGGGGGTCCTCCGTGTCccccctgctccatccccagctgtGGGTCTGTGGTGCCCCCCGTACCCCAATAAACAGCTCAGCCCCCCGTGTGTGTGTCACCATCTCGGATGGGGGCGGGAGCAGGGCCCCCCAAACTGGGGGTGGGCAGTGCTGCGACTGGGGGGACACCCCCAcaaggtgaggggctggggggcagctggggaggggtcccaggtgtgtcccccagaccctcacaggggtcctgcagccccccaCCCCACAAGTGCCATGGGCTCCCCTGGTTCCCCCCCgagccccggtgccccccaggtgcagTGAAGGTGAGGGGAGGGGGTCAGACCCCGTCCCGCCCCTCCTCCCGTTAATCCCGGGCGAGAAACCGGCCCCGGTGCCGCCGGGGCCCCGCCCACTCCCGGTGACCACGCCCACTCCCCCATAGCCCCGCCCACTCGCTGTGGCCACGCCCCTCGCCTCACGCGCCCCTGGGGGCGTGGCCCATTTCCCGCCATTGCATCATCCCCGCGTGACTTCCCCCGCGCGCCGGGCGGTGCCGCTCgtcccgcccccgccgcgctcccATTGGTTGGCGCCGCCCCGCCAGTCACGCTCCTCGCGCGCCCATTGGCTGCCGGGGGCGCGAGCGTTGCGTCATGGCGCCCTTAAagcggcgcggcgcggggggcggggcgcAGCGCGGGACGATGCGGACGAGGATGAACCGGGAGCAGCGaacggagcggggccggggggaaCCGGGACCACCCAGAAAGGTGCGGGGAGGCCGTGGGgcagcccggggacagccccgagGGGCGCGGGGAGCGCTGCGGAGCGGTCCCGCTCGGTTCCGGGAGAGGAACCGGAGCCGCCTCCGCGGGACGGCGGCCCCGGCGAACTCCGCACTCGGAGTCACCGATCCTAAAATCCCTCCGCAGGCATCCAGGAGAAAGTGCGTCCTCGCCGACCACCACACCTGAGGCAGGTAAGGGCGCAGCCCCCGCCATCCACACGCCGCTTTTGGGTCCCCGGGCCGGCCCGAGCACCGGGGCTCCCGCCCGGGTCACCGCTCACTCCCTCCGGTCCTCCCGCAGCCCGCGCCGGGCCCAAGGTGACAATGGCGGCCGAAGGGCTGtgggggccgggcgggccccCCGGCTGGGAGCTGGACGGGTGGTACCAGGACCTGCAGGAGGTGCTGGCGgcggagccccccgggaccgGCCCCGCCTGGGGCGCCGAGCAGGTGAGCGCGGGGCGGGTCCCCTCCATCACCGGTCCCGGTTCCGGGGCGGGTCTCCTCCATCACCGATCCCGGTTCCGGGTCCCCCTCTATCACCGGTCCCGGTTTCGGGGCGGGGTCCCCCCTCCATCACTGGTTTCGGGGCTGTTCTCCCCTCCATCACCGGTCCCGGTTCCGGGGCTGTTCCCCCGTCCATCACCGGTCCCGGTTCCGGGGCGGGATTCCCCCTCCATCaccggtcccggtcccggttccggGGCGGGATTCCCCCTCCATCACCGGTCCCGGTTCCGAGGCGACGGGCGCGGGGCGGGTCCCCTCCATTCCCGGTTCCGGGGCGCAGGGCGGGTCTCCTCCATCACCGGTCCCGGTTCCGGGGCTGTTCCCCCCCTCCATCACCGATCCCGGTTCTGGGGCTGTTCCCCCCTCCATCaccggtcccggtcccggggCTGTTCCCCCCTCCATCACCGGTCCCGGGGTGGGTCCCCTCCATCACCGGTCCCGGTTCCGGGGCTGTTCCCCCCTCCATCACCGGTCCCGGTTCCAGGGCGGGATCCCCCCTCCATCACCGGTCCCGGTTCCGGGGCTGTTCCCCCCCTCCATCACCGGTTCCGGGGCTGTTCCCCCCTCTATCACCGGTCCCGGTTCCGGGGCTGTTCCCCCCTCCCTCaccggtcccggtcccggggCGGGGTCCCCCCTCCATCACCGGTCCCGGTTCCGGGGCTGTTCCCCCGTCCATCACCGGTCCCGGTTCCGGGGCTGTTCCCCCGTCCATCCCCGGTCCCGGTTCCGGGGCTGTTCCCCCCTCCAtccccggtcccggtcccggggCTGTTCCCCCCTCCATCACCGGTCCCGGTTCCGGGGCTGTTCCCCCCTCCATCACCGGTCCCGGTTCCGGGGCGGGTCCCCTCCATCACCGGTCCCGGTTCCGAGGCGGGTCTCCTCCATCACCGGTTCCGGGTCGGGGTCCCCCTCCATCACCGGTCCCGGTTCCGGGGCTGGGTCCCCTCCATCACCGGTCCCGGTTCCGGGTCGGGGTCCCCCTCCATCaccggtcccggtcccggggCTGTTCCTCCCTCCATCACCGGTTCCGGTTCCGGGGCTGTTCCCCCCTCCATCACCGGTTCCGGGGCTGTTCCGCCCTCCATCACCGGTCCCGGTTCCGGGGCTGTTCCCCCCTCCATCACCGGTCCCGGTTCCGGGGCTGTTCCCCCCTCAATCACCGGTTCCGGGGCGGGTTCCCCCCTCCATCACCGGTCCCGGTTCCGGGGCTGTTCCCCCGTCCATCACCGGTCCCGGTTCCGGTGCTGTTGCCCCCCTCCATCACCGGTCCCGGTTCCGGGGCTGTTCCCCCGTCCATCACCGGTCCCGGTTCCGGTTCCGGGGCTGTTCCCCGTCCATCACCGGTCCCGGTTCCGCTCTCCGCAGGCGGAGCCGGtcccggggggctgcgggcTGGACGCGGCTCTGGccgaggagctgctggagctgctgggaccGGAGGCTCCGGTGGAACCCGCGGCaccgggcgggagcggcgcggcgCCGGGCCCCGCTGAagaggaggatgatgatgatgaggaggagaagaagacGCGGAGGAAGCggcgcggcggccccgcggccccgcggctCCGGGACGGGGAGCGGCGGGTGCGGGAGCTGACGGCGCACAACGAGCGGCTCCGCGCCGAGATCCGCCGGCTCAGCGCGGAGGTGCAGCGCACCCGCGCCGCGCTCATCGACCGCATCGTCAACCTGCGCCACGCGTAGGGACACGGAGCCGCCCCACGCGtagggacacggacacggagcCGCCCCACggcgggggacagggacacggagcCACCCCACGCGtagggacacggacacggaccCGCCCCACGGCGGGGGACAAGGACTCTGCTGCCCCACGGACTGCGGGGGCAGCCTatggacagacggacagacaaGTGGAAGCAGCTTCTCCACGCACTGTACAGCTCTTTTCGTTTATTACACGCGTGTAGCCACACCCAGCACGGCCCAGTTTGGttactgggggcactggggccGTGTCCCAGGCTGGGAACTGCGGCTACTTCTTCCTCTTGCCCTTGGGGACCTCGGGGCTGCGGCCCTCGGCCAGCgccagctgctgcttcagctcCAGCAGTTTGGCCACCTGGGCGTCCACCTGGGCCTTCTCCACCTGGGCAGCCTTCAGCTGCCTCACCAGGTTGCCCTGGAGGCGGGGAGGAGGGATTTGAGGGGGTGtaatgaggattttggggtgctttaAAGGCGTGACAGTGTGTATGCCATGCCCTGTGTTGTCCTCACCTGCTTGGCCACCTGCTCCGTCAGCTCCTGGAtcagtttggggtcacctggagctgcagaagtgtggggggctgaggctgggggCGGCTGTTTGGCCTGTAAGGGGAGGAGATGGGGATAAGACCCCTCACTCCTGTTGCAGGCAGGTGCAGCACACCTGGGGCAGCACCTGGAGTTACCTGGGGGTCTACAGCAACACCTTTGGAGTGGGattggggaggggaaggacaCAGGGTGGGGTGCAGGTGTTTGAAGTGGGGGGCACCTCACCTGAGCCCCCACTCACCTGCCCACCCCCAAAGCGCTGGCGCAGAGCTTCCACCTGCTCGGGCTCCAGCTTCTGGAACAGGGggctcacctgcagcagcgGGGACAGAGGGGTCACACCTGTGGGGTGGCACCTGCGGGTCCCACCCGGGCTCGGGCTGCCTCCCTACCGTGCCAACGCGGTGCCCGGCGGGCAGGGTGCAGGTGAGGCCGGCCCCGAGGCCGCAGCGCTCCGGGGGGATGCGGAGCTGGGCCTGGATGGCTTCGCTGACCCCGGGCACGAAGGGCTGGAGCAGCGCGGCCAGAGCGGCCGCCACGTTCACCGCGACGCCGGTCACCGTCCCTGCGCGCTGCCTGTGCGGGGACAGCTCAGTGACActtctgtcccctccctgcttGGTGacacctgtgtcccctccctgcttGGTGACACCTCAGTGCCCCCTGTGACCTCTGTGTCCCACCTCACCATCAGGGATGTCCCCCTGGCACCTTTCAGTGTCCCCGGAGCTCCTGGGACCCCCACAGTGACCCCCACTCTGATTTCTGGGACCCTACCATGACCCCTGGAACCCCCACCatgacccctgggacccccactctgacccctgggacccccactCTGATTTCTGGGACCCCACCatgacccctgggacccccaccatgacccccatgtcccccactCTGACCCCTGTGCCCCCACTCTGACCCTTGGGACCCCCACCATgacccctgtgccccccacTCTGACCGCTGAGACCCCACTGTGATCCCTGGGACCCCACCatgacccctgggacccccaccatgacccctgtgccccccactctgacccctgtgcccccaccatgacccctgggacccccactctgacccctgagaccccactCTGACCGCTGGGACCCCCACCATGACCCTTGGGACCCCCACCATGACCCCTGGACCCCCACTCTGACCCCTGGAACCCCCACCATGACCCCTGGAACCCCACCatgacccctgggacccccaccatgacccccatgtcccccaccatgacccctgggaccccaccatgacccctgggacccccactgtgacccctgggacccccactCTGACCCTTGGGACCCACACCATGACCCCTGGAGCCCCCACTCTGATTTCTGGGACCCCACCATgacccctgagccccccacTGTGACTCCTGAGACCCCACTCTGACCGCTGGGACCCCCACTATGACCCTTGGGACCCCCACCATGATCCCTGGTACCCCCACCATGACCCCTGGAACCCCCACCATGACCCCTATGTCCCCCACCatgacccctgggacccccactCTGACCCTTGGAACCCCCACCAtgacccctgagaccccactctgacccctgggacccccaccatgacccctgggacccccactCTGACCCTTGGGACCCCCACCAtgacccctgagacccccaccatgacccctgggacccccaccgtgacccctgggacccccactCTGACCCCTGTGCCCCCACTCTGACCCCTGGAGCCCCCACCATGACCCCTGGAGCCCCCACCatgacccctgggacccccaccatgacccctgggaccccccctgtgcccccaccatgacccctgggacccccaccgtgatccctgggacccccaccaCGACCCCTGTGCCCCCACTCTGACCCCTGGTACCCCCACCatgacccctgggacccccaccaTGACCCCCATGTCCTCCACCATGACCCCTGGGACCCTACTctgacccctgggacccccaccatgacccctgtgccccctccagtgccccccacccccacctGTGCCCCACCCATCCCTACCTGTCCCCCTGGTCGCCCTTGATGCGCTTCCAGGGCTCGTTCACCTGGATGTACTGATTGCCGTGGCGGGAGATGCTGAGCACACACCTGAGCGCGTCGCGGaggctgggggggcacaggTGGGGCTGAGCACCTGTGGGGGGCAGgtgcagccccctccccaggctctgggacccccgggacccacTGGACTCTCTCCATCAGCTGGTGGTACTGGCGCATCTCCAGCGTGACCCGGGCCAGGAGCCGCCGGTCCTCGGCCGTCAGCGCCATGGCGGGAACAGCGCCCCCGAAGAACTTGCACACGAACATGCCGGCcctggacaggtgggacaggtgtacaggtgtgagcacagccctgggacaggtgtgagcacagccctgggacaggtgTACAGGTGTACAGGTGTAatcacagcccagggacaggctggggacaggtgtaatcacagccctgggacaggtTGGGGACAGGtgtgagcacagcccagggccagGTTAGGGACAGGCATGAGCaccacctggggacaggtgtgggatggggacaggtgTAAGCaccacctggggacaggtgtgggatggggacaggtgTGAGCaccacctggggacaggtgtgggatggggacaggtgTGAGCaccacctggggacaggtgtgggatggggacaggtgtgagcacagccctgggacagctgTACAGGTATAatcacagccctgggacaggtgTGAGCAAAGCCCTGGGACAGGTTGGGGACAGGTGTACAGGTGTAATCACAGGCTGGGGACGGGTGTGAGCACAGCCTTGGGACAGGTGTACAGGTGTAATCGCAGCCCTGGGACAGgtgtgagcacagccctgggacaggctggggacaggtgTACAGGTGTAatcacagcccagggacaggtTGGGGACAGGTGTACAGGTGTAATCAGAGGTTGGGGACAGgtgtgagcacagccctgggacaggtgtaatcacagcccagggacaggtGTGAGCAAAGCCTTGGGGACAGGTGTACAGgtgtgagcacagccctgggacaggctggggacaggtgtgggatggggacaggtgtgagcacagccctgggacaggtgtgggatggggacaggtgTGAGCACAGCCTTGGGACAGGTGTACAGgtgtgagcacagccctgggacaggtggggacaggtgTACAGGTGTAatcacagccctgggacaggtgTACAGgtgtgagcacagccctgggacaggtggggacaggtgTACAGGTGTAatcacaggctggggacaggtgtgagcacagcccagggacagcccagggacaggtGTAAGCaccacctggggacaggtgtgggatggggacaggtgTGAGCACAGCCGTGGGGACAGGTGTGAGCaccacctggggacaggtgtgggatggggacaggtgTGAGCACAGCCGTGGGGACAGGTGTGAGCaccacctggggacaggtgtgggatggggacaggtgTGAGCACAACCCAGGACAGGTTAGGGACAGCTGTGAGCaccacctggggacaggtgtgggatgggaacaggcGTGGGATGGGACCAGCCCTCCTTCCCCCCAAACCATCCCCACACCTGTTGATGAAGTTGCCCAGGTTGTTGAGCAGCTCGGAGTTGTTCTTGAGCATGAGGTCGCTCCAGGAGAAGGCGCTGTCCTGGCCCTCGGGCCGCAGGTAGAGCAGGTAGAAGCGCCAGACGTCGGCCGGGATCCCGGTGTCCTTGGCCATGTCCCCGAACACGCCCACGCCGCGGCTCTTGGAGAACTTCCCGTCCTCGTAGTTCAGGTACTCTGGGGACAGGTGAGCACCGCCGTGGGGGACCCCTCACACCTGGGGACCCCCACACCTGGGACTCCCCACACCTGGGGCTCCCCACACCTGTGGACCCCTCACACCTGGGGCTCCCCACACCTGGGGCTCCCCACACCTGGGGACCCCTCCCACCTGGGGCTCCCCACACCTGAGGACCCCTCCCACCTGGGGCTCTGCATACCTGGTGCTCCCCACACCTGGGGCTCCCCACACCTGGGGTTCCCCACACTTGGAGACCTCTCCCACACCTGTGGCTCCCCACACCTGGGGCTCTGCACACCTGTGCCCGTACCTGTGGCGATGAGGTGGTTCACCAGGGTGTAGTTGTCCTCGGCGCCCAGCAGCGAGCAGGGGAACACGACGCTGTGGAAGGGGACGTTGTCCTTGGCCATGAAGTTGTAGAGCTCCACCTGGCAGGTAATGGGGATGTCAGGTGAGTGTTCTCTGTCCTCACCTGCGCCTTCACCTGGCTGCTCCCACCTGCTGGGGGTTCTTCCACCACCGCTCCCACTGCTCCGTGTAGGTGGCTGTGATGGACAGGTACCCGATGGGAGCGTCGAACCACACGTAGAACACCTGTGAGACAGCAACACCTGAGCAGGTGAGGcgggctgggagcacctgggggtgggggggacgCACCCACCTTGTCCCGGAAGCCGTCGAGGGGCACGGGGGTGCCCCAGGTGAGGTCGCGGGTGATGCAGCGCGGTCTGAGCCCGTCGCGCAGCCAGGTGCGCGTGATGTGCCGCGCGTTGGCcgtccaggtgtcccaggtgtgctccaGCCACGCCTGCAGCCGCCCCTCCAGCTGTGGGACACGCAGGTGGGACACCTGAGCTACACCTGcgggtccccatccccacctggaTGCCCTCCCAGGGGTGCAGCTCACCTTGGGCAGGTCCAGGAAGAGGTGCTGGGTGGGCGTCACCACCGGGGTGCCGCGGCAGAGCTTGCACTGGGGGTTCTGagggaaaacgggaaaaatggggggtCCCACAGGTGGGGAGGGGGATCGGGGGTCCCacaggtgagggaggggaggggaggggaggggaaggctcAGGGGGAGGGGGATTGGGGGTCCCACAGGTGGGcgaggggaggaaggggaaggggagtgGGGGTCCCACAGGTGGGCaaggggaggaaaggggaggggaGTGGGGATCCCacaggtgagggaggggaggaagggggaggggaaggctcAAGGTGAGGGGAGTGGGGGTCCCGACGTGTGGGGAGGGGAATGGGGGTCCCACAGGTGGgcaaggggaggggaggaagggggaggggattgggggtcCCACAGGTGGGTgtggggaggaaaggggaggggaGTGGGGGTCCCACAGGTGGGTGAGGGGAGGGGATCGGGGGTCCCACAGGTGGgcgaggggagggaggggattgggggtcCCACAGGTGGGcgaggggaggaaggggaggggatCGGGGGGTCCCACAGGTGGgcgaggggaggggaaggctcAGGGGGAGGGGATCGGGGGTCCCACAGGTGggtgaggggaggggaaggctcGGGGGGAGGGCAGTGGGGGTCCCACAGGTGGGTgaggggaggaaaggggaggggaaggctcAGGGGGAGGGGAGTGGGGGTCCCACAGGTGGGcgaggggaggaaggggaggggattgggggtcCCACAGGTGGgcaaggggaggggaaggctcagggggaggggaggaaaggggaggggaaggctcAGGGGAAGGGGAGTGGGGGTCCCACAGGTGGgcgaggggagggagggggaggggaaggctcAAGGTG
This genomic window contains:
- the MARS1 gene encoding methionine--tRNA ligase, cytoplasmic isoform X1, which produces MRLRVPPGAPAALKVLAAAAAAPAPVPPLLGVPAERPSAPPGPGQEQQLQLELDSGTVLFSANAICQYFYLCRGEEPTDLTTQWLEWEATELQPAVAAALYLRLVQGRAGPEALGVLRPLLTHLEQHLARSGTSHLAGDAASVADVVVWGSLFPVLQDETSVPSELQVLRSWFSAVSAWEPCRAAAALLPEALRELQTHLAQRPPALPAPKHLPQVCPGGQVGTAPLTQSPQDEESPERALSDADIAAAAELWARGPAALPPPRQPATPVLPVEGERNVLITSALPYVNNVPHLGNIIGCVLSADTFARYSRLRGWNTLFVCGTDEYGTATETRALQEGLSPRQLCDRYHALHADVYTWFRIAFDHFGRTTTPQQTRIAQDIFQRLLARGFLLQDTLEQLRCERCGRYLADRFVEGTCPSCGYAEARGDQCDKCGKLINAVELQNPQCKLCRGTPVVTPTQHLFLDLPKVSHLRVPQLEGRLQAWLEHTWDTWTANARHITRTWLRDGLRPRCITRDLTWGTPVPLDGFRDKVFYVWFDAPIGYLSITATYTEQWERWWKNPQQVELYNFMAKDNVPFHSVVFPCSLLGAEDNYTLVNHLIATEYLNYEDGKFSKSRGVGVFGDMAKDTGIPADVWRFYLLYLRPEGQDSAFSWSDLMLKNNSELLNNLGNFINRAGMFVCKFFGGAVPAMALTAEDRRLLARVTLEMRQYHQLMERVHLRDALRCVLSISRHGNQYIQVNEPWKRIKGDQGDRQRAGTVTGVAVNVAAALAALLQPFVPGVSEAIQAQLRIPPERCGLGAGLTCTLPAGHRVGTVSPLFQKLEPEQVEALRQRFGGGQAKQPPPASAPHTSAAPGDPKLIQELTEQVAKQGNLVRQLKAAQVEKAQVDAQVAKLLELKQQLALAEGRSPEVPKGKRKK
- the DDIT3 gene encoding DNA damage-inducible transcript 3 protein; this translates as MAAEGLWGPGGPPGWELDGWYQDLQEVLAAEPPGTGPAWGAEQAEPVPGGCGLDAALAEELLELLGPEAPVEPAAPGGSGAAPGPAEEEDDDDEEEKKTRRKRRGGPAAPRLRDGERRVRELTAHNERLRAEIRRLSAEVQRTRAALIDRIVNLRHA
- the MARS1 gene encoding methionine--tRNA ligase, cytoplasmic isoform X2, whose amino-acid sequence is MRLRVPPGAPAALKVLAAAAAAPAPVPPLLGVPAERPSAPPGPGQEQQLQLELDSGTVLFSANAICQYFYLCRGEEPTDLTTQWLEWEATELQPAVAAALYLRLVQGRAGPEALGVLRPLLTHLEQHLARSGTSHLAGDAASVADVVVWGSLFPVLQDETSVPSELQVLRSWFSAVSAWEPCRAAAALLPEALRELQTHLAQRPPALPAPKHLPQVCPGGQVGTAPLTQSPQDEESPERALSDADIAAAAELWARGPAALPPPRQPATPVLPVEGERNVLITSALPYVNNVPHLGNIIGCVLSADTFARYSRLRGWNTLFVCGTDEYGTATETRALQEGLSPRQLCDRYHALHADVYTWFRIAFDHFGRTTTPQQTRIAQDIFQRLLARGFLLQDTLEQLRCERCGRYLADRFVEGTCPSCGYAEARGDQCDKCGKLINAVELQNPQCKLCRGTPVVTPTQHLFLDLPKLEGRLQAWLEHTWDTWTANARHITRTWLRDGLRPRCITRDLTWGTPVPLDGFRDKVFYVWFDAPIGYLSITATYTEQWERWWKNPQQVELYNFMAKDNVPFHSVVFPCSLLGAEDNYTLVNHLIATEYLNYEDGKFSKSRGVGVFGDMAKDTGIPADVWRFYLLYLRPEGQDSAFSWSDLMLKNNSELLNNLGNFINRAGMFVCKFFGGAVPAMALTAEDRRLLARVTLEMRQYHQLMERVHLRDALRCVLSISRHGNQYIQVNEPWKRIKGDQGDRQRAGTVTGVAVNVAAALAALLQPFVPGVSEAIQAQLRIPPERCGLGAGLTCTLPAGHRVGTVSPLFQKLEPEQVEALRQRFGGGQAKQPPPASAPHTSAAPGDPKLIQELTEQVAKQGNLVRQLKAAQVEKAQVDAQVAKLLELKQQLALAEGRSPEVPKGKRKK